In the Trueperaceae bacterium genome, one interval contains:
- the tgt gene encoding tRNA guanosine(34) transglycosylase Tgt, with protein MDRNPLVFEIDAEHGMARSGYLRTSHGVIETPAFVAVGTQGTVKSLAPETVIATGTQVLFANTYHLYLRPGQRVIADHGGLHRFMNWQGPLMTDSGGFQVFSLGAGIEHGIGKIASIFPGEEDTQTNEEGDSLKDRSMVSIEEEGVRFISHIDGSEHLFTPEGSIIVQRDLGADIILAFDECTSPLHEKDYTRASAERTHRWADRCLEAFEATIPRHGYPQALFGVVQGGAYRDTREYSAKIIGKKGFDGIAIGGNLGRTRQDMYRILEWTIPYLPADLPRHLLGIGDVSSIFEAVERGVDTFDCVSPTRNARNGGVLVRFDKGVKLRNFRLNLRNARFANDLAPLEQGCSCYTCQHFTRAYIRHLFRAKEQLAHQLASIHNLNFMARLMSEIRSSLKEGRFGVLKEEWLTFE; from the coding sequence ATGGATCGTAATCCGCTAGTCTTCGAGATAGATGCAGAGCACGGGATGGCTCGTTCGGGTTATTTACGTACGTCTCACGGGGTCATTGAAACTCCCGCCTTTGTAGCTGTCGGTACCCAAGGTACTGTTAAATCATTGGCCCCTGAGACAGTGATTGCAACGGGTACCCAGGTTTTGTTCGCAAATACCTACCATCTCTACCTCCGACCTGGTCAGCGAGTGATAGCAGACCATGGTGGACTCCATCGGTTCATGAATTGGCAGGGTCCCTTGATGACTGACTCTGGAGGGTTCCAGGTATTCTCTCTCGGTGCAGGGATTGAACACGGTATCGGCAAGATTGCCAGCATCTTTCCAGGTGAAGAAGATACACAGACCAATGAAGAAGGTGACTCGTTAAAGGACAGATCGATGGTTTCGATAGAAGAAGAGGGTGTCCGCTTTATTAGTCACATCGACGGTAGTGAGCATCTGTTCACCCCAGAGGGTTCAATTATTGTTCAAAGAGATCTGGGGGCGGATATTATTCTTGCATTTGATGAGTGCACTAGCCCGTTGCATGAAAAAGACTATACACGAGCTAGTGCTGAGAGGACGCATCGATGGGCTGATCGATGCCTTGAGGCTTTCGAGGCAACGATTCCGAGACACGGATATCCACAGGCTCTTTTTGGTGTTGTTCAAGGAGGAGCCTACCGAGATACTCGTGAATATAGTGCAAAGATTATTGGTAAGAAGGGGTTTGACGGTATTGCTATCGGTGGAAATCTAGGACGTACCCGGCAGGATATGTATCGGATTTTAGAATGGACCATTCCATACCTACCAGCTGATTTACCTCGCCATCTACTAGGTATAGGCGATGTATCGAGCATTTTTGAGGCGGTGGAAAGAGGTGTTGATACGTTCGACTGCGTTAGTCCAACCCGAAATGCCCGTAACGGGGGCGTTCTAGTTCGCTTTGATAAGGGAGTTAAGCTCCGAAATTTCCGGTTAAACCTTCGAAATGCTCGCTTTGCTAACGACCTTGCTCCTCTTGAGCAGGGGTGTTCATGTTACACCTGTCAACATTTTACGCGTGCTTATATAAGGCATCTGTTTCGGGCTAAGGAGCAGTTGGCGCATCAACTCGCGAGCATTCACAATTTGAATTTCATGGCGAGGCTAATGTCTGAGATTAGAAGCAGCTTGAAAGAAGGCAGGTTCGGAGTTTTAAAAGAAGAATGGCTTACCT
- a CDS encoding amidase (catalyzes the hydrolysis of a monocarboxylic acid amid to form a monocarboxylate and ammonia) — MDPKSLSINQLSKAYLDGSLRPTTVTRMYLDSIKPDFSYRLVTERRALEQASRAEENFRAGITTGPLQGIPIALKDLMDTKGDVTSAGSRVLANRPPAAQDCPAAARLEVAGAVFLGKTNMTELAFSGVGINPHFGTPGNALNAALIPGGSSSGSGVAVAGKAACAAIGSDTGGSVRIPAAFNGIVGLKVTDKLLPTVGVVPLSTTLDTLGPMTRTVADAWTVLLALSARVPEELEQVDRRMTLLVPTTILLEDLDPVVERAFAGLCESLTNAGHTLEYRAVPLLKEVGKLYNQYGNFASHEALAVHGDLIASSGELMDXRVTKRILEAKDRQATEYIRLTLXRAXLIREFWQNCKNYDAILSPTVPILPPPIIELQDEERYFEVNQLCLRNTSIFNFYSGPAVSVPIESGLPVGAMIATAPNQERLAIQIGMEVERLHTSGKSVD, encoded by the coding sequence ATGGATCCCAAGAGCTTATCGATCAATCAGCTGTCGAAAGCTTACCTTGATGGCTCCCTTCGTCCCACTACGGTGACTAGGATGTATCTGGATTCAATCAAGCCTGACTTCTCTTACCGGTTGGTTACGGAACGGCGAGCTCTAGAACAGGCTTCTAGAGCTGAAGAGAACTTCAGGGCAGGGATAACAACGGGGCCTCTTCAGGGAATCCCTATAGCCCTTAAGGACCTTATGGATACTAAGGGGGATGTCACTTCTGCCGGTTCACGTGTTTTGGCCAATCGTCCTCCAGCAGCTCAAGACTGTCCTGCAGCGGCTCGGCTTGAGGTAGCTGGGGCAGTATTCCTTGGCAAGACCAATATGACAGAGCTAGCATTTTCTGGTGTTGGGATAAATCCACATTTTGGTACACCTGGCAATGCTCTCAATGCAGCTCTCATTCCCGGCGGTTCTTCGTCGGGTTCTGGTGTTGCAGTGGCAGGNAAAGCCGCCTGTGCGGCCATAGGTTCCGATACTGGGGGGTCAGTACGTATTCCAGCTGCTTTTAATGGGATTGTCGGCCTTAAAGTAACTGACAAATTGCTTCCAACCGTTGGTGTAGTTCCTCTATCAACCACTCTAGATACTCTGGGGCCAATGACTAGGACTGTTGCAGATGCGTGGACAGTTCTCCTAGCGCTATCTGCAAGGGTACCAGAAGAGCTCGAGCAGGTTGATCGCCGTATGACGCTTCTGGTACCTACAACGATACTTCTAGAAGATCTCGATCCGGTAGTGGAAAGGGCTTTTGCTGGACTTTGCGAAAGCTTGACGAACGCTGGTCATACGTTAGAGTACCGAGCAGTTCCCCTACTGAAAGAGGTGGGTAAACTCTACAACCAATATGGAAATTTTGCTAGCCATGAGGCCTTAGCTGTCCACGGGGACCTCATAGCTAGTTCGGGCGAACTCATGGATCNACGGGTAACCAAACGCATTCTAGAAGCGAAGGACAGGCAAGCTACCGAATATATTCGCCTCACCTTAGNCCGCGCANCATTGATTCGAGAATTTTGGCAGAATTGCAAAAACTATGACGCTATTCTCTCACCGACAGTACCTATCTTGCCGCCACCCATAATAGAACTACAGGACGAGGAACGGTATTTTGAGGTGAATCAATTGTGCCTACGGAATACCTCTATTTTTAATTTTTATAGTGGTCCAGCTGTAAGCGTACCGATCGAATCTGGGCTTCCAGTTGGCGCAATGATTGCTACAGCACCCAACCAGGAAAGACTAGCCATCCAGATAGGAATGGAGGTTGAGCGACTCCATACATCAGGCAAAAGTGTCGATTAA
- a CDS encoding ribonucleoside-diphosphate reductase translates to MRQYLQPKDNDLSGVFKRVATWVASPEQGDEKAYYTNAFFQLMASKRFCPGGRVLAGAATSHGNVLNCFVQDGQPEAEGSNGWVLNLATKLALVTKVGGGNGLCLDPITPKRVYSGPAGNLFLTVSPNHPDYQKVKSGTFFDLVHGEYHTQGYRYLSFLDQAQVPSSLKSISVRDSVGSIWNSAGEAVKSILAGEDVILDVSELRAEGTPVQGSGGTSSGPSSFAVEVFDNFGYWASLGAAEYAGPVATLRHIFAPTLRVIRQGGTRRGAGMATMSITNPDLQDFITAKDLDREQQEGDISTFNISVLVSDDFMKENIADVRQGVLWDIANHAWQTGEPGLIYIDRINEHNPMRAAMGDICSTNPCGEIPLYPGEPCDLGAMNLAAYVLESDAGLEGFDFNSFYSDVKTCTRFLDNVLDVNAFALEDNKEMSMSLRRLGLGVMGLADALIKMGFAYNSEEGRAACTSLIAALRDSATEASEELAGERGSFPRIAESALEEPRRNIAVLTVAPTGTTSMLMGVSSGVEPVFAPFIYRKIGDEYNALIHPLFKQLLEEYPPHREYALEGNWNWEKVVEAVQNNHGSVQGLNFVPDAVKTVLICAHDISPEDHVLMQGAVQTTFDGGKKVANSISKTINMPNDATVDDVYNAYSLAYKSGCKGITVYRDGSRQYQVLSTKAKPKEDKVDEVKDQEQISFGGTERLPGEPLFDRPGRLTGFTDQVKLTDLHGQKRGFYVTVNQQDDLPTEVFISSGKAGDEANADSEALGRVVSIALQYGVPGEALVTTLRGINGGMYGTYQGRTVASKADLIAVALETSGVENILNRGKGCPDCGSPLRFEEGCQKCEGCGYSKCG, encoded by the coding sequence ATGCGTCAGTACTTACAACCCAAAGATAACGATCTGTCAGGAGTGTTCAAGCGAGTTGCAACTTGGGTGGCCAGCCCAGAACAAGGTGACGAAAAAGCATACTATACAAACGCATTCTTTCAACTGATGGCCTCAAAGCGATTTTGTCCAGGAGGCAGAGTGCTTGCAGGTGCAGCCACTAGCCACGGGAATGTACTCAACTGCTTTGTTCAGGATGGTCAGCCTGAGGCTGAAGGAAGCAATGGGTGGGTTCTTAATCTTGCAACAAAGTTAGCTCTAGTCACCAAAGTAGGAGGAGGTAATGGACTTTGCCTCGATCCTATTACACCGAAGCGAGTTTATTCTGGGCCAGCTGGTAATTTGTTCCTCACTGTTTCCCCGAATCATCCTGACTATCAGAAGGTGAAGAGCGGTACCTTTTTTGATCTAGTTCACGGCGAATATCACACCCAGGGCTATCGCTACCTTTCGTTTCTCGATCAGGCACAGGTGCCCTCCTCCCTGAAAAGTATTAGCGTCAGAGATTCTGTCGGTTCTATTTGGAACAGCGCTGGAGAAGCCGTAAAGTCTATTCTTGCAGGTGAAGATGTAATTTTAGACGTGAGTGAATTACGTGCGGAGGGCACACCTGTTCAAGGTTCGGGTGGAACTTCAAGCGGCCCGTCCAGCTTTGCGGTAGAAGTATTCGATAATTTTGGTTACTGGGCAAGCTTAGGAGCAGCAGAATATGCAGGCCCTGTAGCTACGCTTCGCCACATCTTTGCCCCCACTTTGCGGGTAATAAGGCAAGGCGGTACTCGTCGCGGCGCAGGAATGGCGACAATGTCTATTACCAATCCAGATCTCCAAGATTTCATCACGGCAAAGGATCTTGACCGAGAACAGCAAGAGGGAGACATTAGCACCTTCAACATAAGCGTATTAGTAAGTGACGACTTCATGAAGGAGAATATTGCTGACGTCAGGCAAGGCGTCTTATGGGATATAGCTAACCATGCTTGGCAAACTGGTGAACCAGGTTTGATATACATTGATCGCATCAACGAACATAATCCGATGCGGGCGGCAATGGGCGATATCTGCTCAACTAATCCCTGTGGGGAAATTCCCCTTTATCCGGGTGAACCCTGTGACCTTGGTGCCATGAATCTAGCTGCTTACGTATTAGAATCGGACGCTGGATTAGAGGGGTTTGACTTCAATAGTTTCTATAGCGATGTAAAAACTTGCACCCGCTTTCTCGACAATGTCTTGGATGTAAATGCTTTTGCGTTAGAAGACAATAAAGAGATGAGCATGAGCCTGCGACGCCTGGGGCTTGGGGTTATGGGTCTGGCAGATGCTTTAATCAAAATGGGCTTTGCATACAATAGCGAGGAGGGTCGGGCAGCTTGCACTTCTCTGATTGCTGCTTTGCGAGATTCTGCAACTGAAGCTAGTGAGGAGCTTGCTGGTGAGCGGGGATCCTTTCCTCGAATCGCAGAAAGCGCTTTAGAAGAACCTAGGAGAAACATTGCTGTCCTAACAGTCGCTCCAACCGGTACAACCAGTATGTTGATGGGAGTATCCAGCGGGGTAGAGCCGGTCTTTGCTCCGTTTATTTATCGGAAGATCGGAGACGAATATAACGCTCTCATCCATCCACTTTTCAAACAGCTCCTCGAAGAATATCCTCCCCATCGAGAGTATGCTCTGGAGGGTAACTGGAATTGGGAAAAAGTAGTTGAGGCCGTACAGAACAATCATGGCAGCGTCCAGGGCTTGAATTTCGTACCAGATGCGGTTAAAACAGTGTTGATCTGTGCTCACGATATAAGCCCAGAGGACCACGTGCTTATGCAGGGAGCAGTCCAGACTACTTTTGACGGTGGCAAGAAAGTTGCTAATTCCATCAGTAAGACGATAAACATGCCTAATGATGCCACTGTTGACGACGTTTACAATGCTTATAGCCTCGCGTATAAGTCGGGATGTAAAGGCATTACCGTTTACCGGGATGGTTCAAGGCAATATCAGGTTCTATCTACTAAGGCTAAGCCCAAAGAGGATAAGGTAGACGAGGTCAAAGATCAGGAGCAAATATCTTTTGGTGGTACAGAGCGTCTTCCTGGAGAACCACTTTTTGATAGACCAGGACGGCTCACTGGATTTACAGATCAAGTCAAACTAACAGATCTACACGGTCAAAAACGTGGATTTTATGTCACGGTTAATCAACAGGATGATCTGCCGACTGAGGTGTTTATTAGTAGCGGAAAAGCTGGTGATGAGGCTAATGCTGATAGTGAGGCGCTAGGTCGAGTGGTTTCTATCGCCCTTCAGTATGGTGTTCCAGGCGAAGCCTTAGTAACGACTTTACGCGGAATTAACGGTGGCATGTATGGGACTTATCAGGGGCGCACAGTTGCTTCTAAAGCTGACCTGATAGCAGTCGCTTTGGAGACATCTGGCGTGGAGAATATTCTGAATAGAGGTAAGGGTTGTCCAGATTGCGGATCACCACTTAGGTTTGAGGAAGGGTGTCAGAAGTGCGAAGGCTGCGGTTATAGTAAATGCGGTTAA
- the purH gene encoding bifunctional phosphoribosylaminoimidazolecarboxamide formyltransferase/inosine monophosphate cyclohydrolase (involved in de novo purine biosynthesis) — translation MATALISVSDKRGLIPFAAGLIELGFDLISTGGTLDVLHQASIPAVAASKVTGHSEILGGRVKTLHPRIYGGILSRRNRDHSAELEAHGIGEIDLVVVNLYPFREAVKDPSINLTDALENIDIGGPAMVRAAAKNFPVVTVVIDPEDYDTVLERLKLGEIPDRRILARKAFAHTAAYDAAIVRYLDADEEQPDTIHLTLNKVETLRYGENPHQAGSLYFEEGASGFWGAVTRHKGLAPSYLNLFDADAAYRLVHELEGDACVIVKHANPCGVALGQSGLEAYQRAFDCDPKSAFGGVVALNCTLDLDVAEAIMDNPKADVVIAPHYAEKALEVLRSRRKAMRVLEAPTPFAPYRTLRGVDGGFLVQDANLVPRDRSDWRVVTKQKPTEDQWVDLELAYLVCAFTTSNAIVLASEGRAVGVGAGQQSRVDACELAAHKAADRAVGGACASDAFFPFRDGLDAAAAAGVKTVIQPGGSVRDDEVIAAAEEQGLAMVLTGMRHFRH, via the coding sequence ATGGCAACAGCTCTTATAAGTGTTAGTGACAAGCGGGGACTTATTCCGTTCGCGGCGGGTCTTATAGAACTAGGTTTCGACCTGATCTCTACTGGGGGCACGTTAGACGTCCTCCATCAGGCCAGTATCCCAGCTGTAGCTGCTTCTAAGGTGACGGGACACTCTGAGATTCTCGGGGGGCGGGTGAAAACTTTACATCCCCGCATTTATGGTGGCATTCTTTCTCGTCGCAATAGAGACCATAGCGCTGAGCTTGAAGCCCACGGTATTGGAGAGATCGACTTAGTTGTGGTAAATCTCTACCCCTTTCGTGAAGCAGTAAAAGATCCAAGTATTAATCTTACGGACGCTCTGGAAAATATCGATATTGGCGGGCCTGCTATGGTCCGGGCAGCAGCCAAGAATTTTCCGGTAGTAACTGTAGTGATTGATCCTGAAGACTACGATACTGTGTTAGAAAGGCTTAAGCTTGGCGAAATCCCAGACCGCCGAATTTTAGCCCGGAAGGCCTTTGCGCATACGGCTGCTTACGACGCGGCTATCGTTCGTTATCTAGACGCGGATGAGGAGCAACCTGATACCATTCACCTCACCCTGAATAAAGTAGAAACACTACGTTACGGAGAGAATCCGCATCAGGCAGGGTCACTATATTTTGAGGAAGGGGCTTCTGGCTTTTGGGGGGCGGTAACTCGCCACAAAGGCTTGGCACCTTCATATTTGAACCTTTTCGATGCAGATGCTGCGTATAGGCTTGTACATGAGTTGGAGGGTGACGCTTGTGTGATTGTTAAGCACGCTAACCCATGTGGGGTAGCACTAGGGCAAAGTGGTTTAGAAGCGTACCAACGAGCTTTTGATTGTGACCCTAAATCTGCTTTTGGTGGGGTGGTAGCCCTTAACTGTACTTTAGATCTTGACGTGGCGGAAGCGATTATGGATAATCCCAAAGCTGACGTCGTAATCGCTCCTCACTATGCGGAGAAGGCCCTAGAGGTTCTGCGCTCTAGACGCAAGGCGATGAGAGTCCTTGAAGCTCCGACTCCTTTTGCTCCATATAGAACACTGCGAGGTGTTGATGGGGGTTTTCTAGTCCAGGATGCAAATTTGGTGCCACGGGATCGTTCTGACTGGCGGGTTGTAACCAAACAGAAACCCACAGAGGACCAATGGGTTGATCTTGAGTTGGCCTATTTGGTGTGTGCTTTCACTACGTCTAATGCAATAGTACTCGCTTCAGAAGGACGAGCAGTTGGTGTTGGAGCAGGACAGCAAAGTCGGGTAGATGCCTGCGAGTTGGCCGCTCATAAGGCAGCTGACCGTGCGGTCGGTGGTGCCTGTGCTAGCGACGCATTTTTTCCTTTTAGAGACGGCCTTGATGCAGCCGCAGCCGCAGGTGTAAAAACTGTAATCCAGCCTGGTGGCTCAGTTAGGGATGATGAAGTTATCGCTGCTGCAGAAGAGCAAGGTTTGGCCATGGTGCTTACTGGCATGAGACACTTCCGGCATTGA
- a CDS encoding ABC transporter permease translates to MAPFVLFIAFRHIRKRGLQSGLTVLGVGVGVMVLITALSLTNGFIAQLINSTLQATPHLVLQSFDGSTHQDKPEMLTRLNGMPEVAAAAPFLTSQALIARRANKTLGLRGSQGFTQLIGIEPDLMRKVLDLPVLTQQSTAITSDNGIVLGTSLARRQLGITLGEEILINDIRGNRAFFSLVGTFEVGNELIDXIVSYISISNLQKYLGLDSEITGYYIRLHEPDKASAIGIHLGNDFNMQPFSWEHLFSNLLHQLRLQKALISAVVFLIVLVAAXGITNILVLSVAEKTEEIAILRALGTSSRQILAIFTMEGFILGLTGTIIGMLFGIGTSLYFRFQPYPLPGDLYFITELPVQLQWLDFVWVGLLSITTSILAGLLPARRASRLLPXNVLR, encoded by the coding sequence GTGGCACCCTTTGTTCTCTTTATCGCTTTCCGTCACATTCGCAAACGAGGTCTCCAAAGCGGATTAACAGTACTTGGGGTTGGCGTTGGCGTAATGGTTCTAATCACAGCTCTTTCCCTTACTAATGGATTCATTGCACAGTTGATCAACAGTACACTACAAGCAACACCTCACTTGGTTCTCCAAAGCTTTGATGGCAGTACTCACCAGGACAAACCAGAGATGCTTACGAGGCTTAATGGCATGCCTGAGGTCGCAGCAGCCGCTCCATTCCTTACGAGCCAAGCGCTAATTGCTCGACGAGCTAACAAAACACTTGGCCTTAGGGGAAGCCAGGGATTTACGCAACTAATCGGGATTGAACCTGATCTCATGAGAAAGGTCCTGGATCTCCCAGTTCTTACTCAACAATCTACCGCAATCACATCAGATAATGGAATTGTTCTTGGTACATCCCTAGCCCGAAGGCAACTAGGCATTACCTTAGGCGAGGAAATATTAATAAATGACATCAGAGGAAATCGTGCCTTTTTCTCTCTTGTAGGCACATTCGAAGTTGGTAATGAACTAATTGATNGAATCGTTTCTTACATCTCGATCAGCAATCTCCAGAAGTACTTAGGTCTCGATAGTGAGATCACCGGCTATTACATTCGCCTGCACGAACCAGATAAAGCAAGTGCCATAGGCATACACCTTGGTAATGACTTCAATATGCAACCCTTCTCTTGGGAACACCTCTTTAGCAATTTGTTACACCAATTGCGACTACAAAAAGCATTGATTTCGGCTGTAGTTTTCCTAATAGTCCTTGTTGCTGCTATNGGGATAACTAATATTCTGGTTTTGAGCGTTGCAGAAAAAACTGAGGAGATTGCCATACTCCGAGCTCTAGGGACATCGAGTCGTCAGATCCTAGCGATATTCACGATGGAAGGATTCATACTGGGTCTCACCGGAACCATTATCGGCATGCTATTTGGTATAGGTACTAGCCTCTACTTTCGATTCCAACCTTACCCACTTCCTGGTGACCTATATTTCATCACAGAGCTCCCTGTCCAACTACAATGGCTAGATTTTGTTTGGGTGGGACTACTTTCAATCACAACGAGCATCCTGGCAGGCCTACTTCCGGCTAGAAGAGCAAGCCGCCTTCTNCCNGNAAACGTTCTTAGGTGA